One Lepisosteus oculatus isolate fLepOcu1 chromosome 12, fLepOcu1.hap2, whole genome shotgun sequence genomic window, ttctgtgatttcAATTAACATCTCCTCTTCTTTCAATCTTCCAAATTCGTCTTTTGTAGCCACCTACTTTACTTTAAATTATAATTggcaaaaaaatggaaagtagTGACAACTGTCCTCTGTTTTAAGAGGAcatagaaaagaaacaaaagtatgACATAGAAATTGAGAGAATTACAAATTCTGCACTCTTTGCACTAAATAATTGACCTTTAACCAGTCACACAACCACTCCCGAATCCTTCATAGTATAAAATATTACACAGTTTTCCCTTGGCAAGAGGGGACATTTCCCACGATTCAAAGTGTCTTCTCCCCTTTCTAATATGTCTGTTAGATCAAAAAGTCTGTAACGATGCGTaggtcaggaccctatgcagacggtaaaaTCCGGAAGAGACTGGAGGAGGGCAACAGGTAAACATGACAGGATCAGGACGGGATGACTGACAGGGGGGCGTGGCGGCAGTGTTCTGGTGCTCAGGTGGCGTGGCACAGGCGTACAAGTCCAAAACTATCcagaaggggaaaccaggaagcagtcccaaagtccatagccaggagatccatccaaaagAAAAACTAGACAAGGATAAAAACCGGAAAGGGATCCGGTGCAGGGAGAGGGAATAAAAATGGGATCACGAGGCCAGGCGCgctgagccccggactcagctgggtcaggacACCTATTGGAGGTCTATGCCCTCAAGCTGCGGACGTAGGGCAACtaggcgggcctccgggcgtccgtcttccaatgcagagccgggGGTAGCGAGAGCGCCCGGCTTAATGAAGGAGGGACAGGACTGGGGACAGGTGCACATGATCAACCAAAATGTGAAAGAGTcggagctcccttaagaggagggattacaatcgtgaGTCTCCGCTtatttgcaacctttcttatgcTCTTCTTTAATTCCCTAGACGAGGTGCGCACAGGTACCTACCGCCAGCTGTTCCACCCCGAGCAGCTCATCACTGGCAAGGAAGACGCTGCCAATAACTACGCCCGCGGGCACTACACCATCGGCAAGGAGATCATCGACCTGGTGCTCGATAGGATACGCAAGTTGGTGAGGCATTTTGGTTATACATTTCTGGCTCAATTTAATCTGTAAagattttcagattttacatgAAACTCCAGCTGTTTTCACATTATGTATAACGTTCTCTGTATCCTTCTCTAGGCTGACCAGTGCACAGGGCTCCAGGGCTTCCTCATCTTCCACAGCTTCGGAGGTGGTACTGGCTCTGGTTTCACCTCCCTGCTGATGGAGCGCCTCTCTGTCGACTATGGCAAGAAGTCCAAGCTGGAATTCTCCATCTACCCAGCTCCCCAGGTGTCCACAGCTGTGGTGGAGCCCTACAACTCCATCCTGACCACCCACACCACCCTGGAGCACTCTGACTGTGCCTTCATGGTTGACAATGAGGCCATCTATGACATCTGCCGCAGGAACCTGGACATTGAGCGCCCCACCTACACCAACCTCAACAGGCTCATTGGCCAGATCGTCTCCTCCATCACTGCCTCCCTGCGCTTTGATGGTGCCCTGAATGTGGACCTGACTGAGTTCCAGACCAACCTGGTGCCCTACCCTCGCATCCACTTCCCTCTGGCCACCTACGCCCCTGTGATCTCTGCTGAGAAGGCCTACCATGAGCAGCTGTCTGTAGCCGAGATCACCAATGCCTGCTTTGAACCAGCCAACCAGATGGTGAAATGTGACCCCCGTCATGGCAAGTACATGGCCTGCTGTCTGCTGTACCGTGGAGACGTGGTGCCCAAAGACGTCAACTCTGCCATCGCCACCATCAAGACCAAGCGCACCATCCAGtttgtggactggtgtcccactgGCTTCAAGGTGGGTATCAACTACCAGCCCCCAACTGTGGTGCCTGGGGGAGACCTGGCCAAGGTGCAGAGAGCTGTGTGCATGCTGAGCAACACCACCGCCATCGCTGAGGCCTGGGCTCGCCTGGATCACAAGTTCGACCTGATGTACGCCAAGCGTGCCTTCGTCCACTGGTACGTGGGAGAGGGGATGGAGGAGGGAGAGTTCTCTGAAGCACGAGAGGACATGGCGGCCCTGGAGAAGGATTATGAAGAGGTGGGCACTGACAGCGTGGGAGAggaaggagaggaagaggaaggagaAGAGTATTAAGATATGGAAAGCTCTACAGACAGCAACACTCAGAGAGAAAGTGTTAAAGAGATTATAAATAATGCTATGTATCTATGTAAACTAACAAAATGTCATATTGTCACATCATATTAGATTTCAGAAACTAAAGCATTATCACACATTTTATATGTATTGAAAGATGCTTTCAAGTTTGAAGTTTTGTGTCATCATCATCGAATATGATAAACTGAACTTAATTTCTGTATTAAATTCTGACTTCAGTCCATCAATATTTTGTGTTTGGgagaatatttttaatacaaaatatgGTCAAAAACCTTGGTACTTGTAATGGAAAATCTGAATATTTTCAAGCTCACAATCCACAATAATTGTCATGAGTAATTCTCCATGAGCAACttaaaacactgaaacaacaacaatttgcaCTCACTACACTCACTACAGCAACACCTTCTCTGTTCCTCTGTGGTCGGCTGCAAGTCTTTGTGGCATTAATTAAGCTTATCCTGTATATTTGTAAACACAATACATATTGTAGAATCTCTCAAAGGAAGTTATTAGTCCGGACCATCATTTCTGACCCTTGTgtacaaataattaataataataattgcttacacttatatagcgcttttatggacactccactcaaagcgctttacaggtaatggggaatcccactaccaccaccaatgtgtagcccccacctggatgatgcgacggcagccatagtgcgccagaacgctcaccacacatcagctatcagtggggagaagagcagagtaattaagcaaATTCAAATTAAGTCAGAAAACATGGTTTAGATTGAACTGATTTTAGCTTTAAATCTCGCTAAGCTGAACAACATGTCATTATATTCAAGAGACATATGGAAGTCAGCACAAAGTGTGAAAAAATGCATCAAATAGAGTGTCTTATATATTCATTAATGTAACTAACCCCTGAATCTAAAAGCAACACTTAGTAGAAACCTAGAAAGGCACTTCCACTGAAGAATGATTAAACTGGAGATGGGCAAAGCAGAATTAATGCTTTTTATTCAAGATGACTCAGCAGTAATCAAGGTAAAAATACTAATCTCATCCTATTAGTGGGAACCCGCTTAAAGGAGGGACCATTGTGAgaaaacattaccagtttttGAATTCATCAATCAAAAATCAATGTGAAATTATACAATATCTTTaaattttttaagaaaataagctTTATTTCAACAATGTATACACGTCTTACAAAGAATACAAttctaacatttatttaaaaaaagagaaggtaCTGGAGGGCGAGTGTCCGTCATCAATCAATCCGTTCAGCAAGACCCTCCATGCCTCCCAGGTGTGACCACCTACTGCAGTCCACTGCCTGTCTTTAAAATCTGTCCTGGCTCTGATACTGCAACCATCTTTTTTCCAATTCCCCCTTCAGCCTTTGTACAGGGGCCACAGTCCCTTCCAGCCtcagaaaaatgttaattaaataagaGAAATATATCATCGCTTATATAACAATAACTagcctgagatggactggtgtcctggcctGGGTGGATCCTGACTTGCAGGCTGTTGCTTAGCATAAACATGtgaagaacacacaaactccatgcacaGAGCGCTAGAGGAATTGAACCCTCTGAGCAGTCAACACTGCTGACTTTATCACTATTTATCTATTTATCACTCTCCAAGTCATATTTCTTTGAGGAAGGTAGCAGTTCTCATGCTTTTTGTCAAAGTGCTATCTTATCAACACAGTTAGATAAGTTAAGatgactttattggccatatacaatttcttgcattaggattttgtcttttcacatagcccagcttgctctccatgagacacacagacagggggagaggcttggggtcagagcacagggtcatccatttatacagcaacccaggagcagttggagttaagcgccttgctcaggggcccaacggagtaggattcctctgccagccgcaagatttgaaccagcaaccttccagccacaggctcagATCTTTAGCCACAGTGCTACCACTTACATGTAAATGAAGAACACGGGGTTCTCATATCAAACCACTGTCACAAACTCCAAATTAGCTCTCTTTTTCTGCCCTACCTCAGTTTTgtaaacagaaaatacatttcaattgctaaatgaaataaattaggGAAGGTGGAATCCTAGCCAGACTAAATTAAGATGAAATAAATACGCAagccagccagcagccatatcaccctgcacctcacaactggcaacccactgtagctcagcaggtgtgagcctggtcagtacctggatgggagaccccctgggaaaaactaaggttgctcctggaagaggtgttagtggggccagcagggaattcaccctgcagtccatgtgggtcctaatgccccagtatagtgacggggacactatactgtaaacaggcgccgtcctttggatgagatgttaaaccgaggtcctaactctctgtgatcattaaaaatcccagggcgtttctcgaaaagagtaggagtgtaaccccagtgtcctggccaaatttcccattggcccttaccaatcatggcctcctaataatccccatctatgaactggcttcattactctgctcccctccccactgatagctggtgtgtggtgagcgttctggcgcactatggctgctgtctcatcatccaggtggggctgcacattggtggtggtggaggggagtccccattacctgtaaagcgctttgagtggagtgtccagaaaagcatataagtgtaagcaattattattataagcaaCCTAAGTAAACGAGTCATACAGTGGATGTATTGTCCACTATTTGTTCCCTGTTATAGGTATGTAACTTGTATGAGGGATTGATCTTTCTAAAAATCCTTGAGGAGACAGGCTTAAATGACCCTCCCATACCAAGTATAACTGTAGGATTTTTCACTTTCACTATGCTCCGGCAGAAAGATGTGTCAGCGCAAATACCTGCTGTGTGATCGCATGAGAAGTGTTGTTTGTTTGGTTGGGCTGTTGCTATGTAACCCTGACTCACATCTCCAGCAGGACTACGGCttaccccccacacacacacacacacttccctCAGGACATTTATCTTGCTTATGTTAAAAAGAAGAACAGGTAAGCCAATTGCAAATGAAGCAGCAACAAACTCTGCATGCTTTCTTTCAAGTGCCTCTAACAAGAGACTCTTTTTGAAGACAAATGCTCCGGTTGCAGCGCATACATGTGAGATCTGTGACTATTCTAATGCAAAACGTTTAAATAGGGAAGTGCAAGCATTTCGGCATTTCAATCAGGAACTGAAACCAAAAAGAATTTGCAGCACAAAGCCCGATTGAGCAGCAGTTTGTGCAAGTGGGAACAGATCAGCAACATTGTGATATCAGTCATAGTAAATGCAAGCaggtaactgcgtcagcatgcataggttgcaaaggagcaagtaaaggtttattccatgcttaaaagagaagaagagacaCACAATgcttggctgtggagccttcttcgggtgtgtctCTCCTGAGCCaaaaagttgtgtttcttttcttctcttttcagcatggaataaacctttacttgttccatagtaAATGCATTCTCATCTTGCTTTTTAAGCACTTTAGTCCACACATTGGTCTTTTGTTaataagcgctttgagaagccacctttaaaggcgctatataaaataaagtttattattattctttttattctaTTACCCTTTTTCTTCTTAGTGGCATGGAAACAATAAgtatatattaattaataataattgcttacacgtatatagcgcttttctggacactccactcaaagcgctttacaggaccTGAGTGCATTTTTGCGAAAGTGTTTTGGAGTTTTGCCGTGAAATCCAGGGACCAGTCGAATAATTcaatacagaaaacagaaattcGAACTTCATAAATGCAAATGTTTCCTTCTTGTATCAGAGGGAAATGTCAGTTGATATGAGGGCTGCTGCCTGTTTTGTCTTGCAAACTAGGccttgggcggagcggtggcactgtggctaaagaTCTGCACCTGAGGCTGGAAGGGTGATGGTTCAAATTCTGTGGGTg contains:
- the LOC138241998 gene encoding tubulin alpha-1D chain-like, whose amino-acid sequence is MRECISVHVGQAGVQMGNACWELYCLEHGIQPDGQMPSDKTIGGGDDSFNTFFSETGAGKHVPRAVFVDLEPTVIDEVRTGTYRQLFHPEQLITGKEDAANNYARGHYTIGKEIIDLVLDRIRKLADQCTGLQGFLIFHSFGGGTGSGFTSLLMERLSVDYGKKSKLEFSIYPAPQVSTAVVEPYNSILTTHTTLEHSDCAFMVDNEAIYDICRRNLDIERPTYTNLNRLIGQIVSSITASLRFDGALNVDLTEFQTNLVPYPRIHFPLATYAPVISAEKAYHEQLSVAEITNACFEPANQMVKCDPRHGKYMACCLLYRGDVVPKDVNSAIATIKTKRTIQFVDWCPTGFKVGINYQPPTVVPGGDLAKVQRAVCMLSNTTAIAEAWARLDHKFDLMYAKRAFVHWYVGEGMEEGEFSEAREDMAALEKDYEEVGTDSVGEEGEEEEGEEY